One stretch of Vulpes lagopus strain Blue_001 chromosome 12, ASM1834538v1, whole genome shotgun sequence DNA includes these proteins:
- the ENTPD8 gene encoding ectonucleoside triphosphate diphosphohydrolase 8 isoform X3: MGPTWKQQVLSTLLGATVASGLTTLILILVEATSVLLPTDTKFGVVFDAGSTHTSLFVYRWPADKQNSTGVVSQALACQVKGPGISLYASDPAQAGESLQGCLEEALVIIPQAKHQETPAFLGATAGMRLLSQKNGSQATAIFAAVSQALGRSPLDFRGAELLTGQDEGAFGWITINYVLGRLVQYSFSGEWIRPLEGTLVGALDMGGASTQITFVPRGPILDESSQAIFRLYGSEHRIYTHSYLCFGHDQMLTRLLAQLVQASPGPLVCHPCYHRGYRAMLSLATLYESPCVHTPPPQHGAGNLTVEGTGSPTACVSAIQGLFNFSSCEGRGHCTFDGVYQPLVQGQFYAFSSFYYTFAFLNLTSKQPLATVNTTVWEFCQRPWKQVKASVSGQERWLHDYCASGLYILTLLLEGYGFSEETWTSIEFHKQVSGTSIGWTLGYMLNLTSMVPAAVPAQWRAQSYGVWAAGAGFMVLTLGATLGAAAIHLLWTHS, encoded by the exons ATGGGGCCGACCTGGAAGCAGCAGGTCCTAAGCACCCTGCTGGGGGCCACAGTGGCCTCAGGCCTCACCACGCTCATCCTCATCCTGGTGGAGGCCACCAGTGTCCTCCTGCCCACAGACACCAAG TTTGGGGTCGTGTTTGACGCGGGGTCCACCCACACGTCCCTCTTTGTGTATCGGTGGCCAGCAGACAAGCAGAACAGCACAGGTGTGGTTAGCCAGGCGCTGGCCTGCCAGGTGAAAG GGCCAGGCATCTCTTTGTATGCCTCTGACCCTGCGCAGGCTGGGGAGAGCCTGCAGGGCTGCCTGGAAGAGGCCCTGGTGATTATCCCACAAGCAAAACATCAGGAAACGCCCGCCTTCCTGGGGGCCACGGCTGGCATGAGGCTGCTCAG CCAGAAGAATGGCTCCCAGGCCACAGCCATCTTTGCGGCAgtcagccaggccctgggccggtCTCCCCTGGACTTTCGGGGTGCTGAGCTCCTGACTGGGCAGGACGAAGGTGCCTTCGGCTGGATCACCATCAACTACGTCCTGGGCAGGCTGGTCCAG TACTCTTTCTCTGGAGAATGGATCCGGCCCCTGGAGGGGACCCTAGTGGGCGCCCTGGACATGGGTGGGGCCTCCACACAGATCACCTTTGTGCCCAGAGGCCCCATCCTGGACGAGAGCAGTCAGGCCATCTTCCGCCTCTATGGCTCTGAGCACCGCATCTACACCCACAGCTACCTGTGCTTTGGCCATGACCAGATGCTGACtaggctcctggctcagctggTGCAG GCCAGCCCTGGCCCCCTGGTCTGCCACCCGTGCTACCATAGAGGCTACCGGGCCATGCTGTCCCTGGCCACCCTGTACGAGTCACCCTGTGTGCATACCCCGCCCCCCCAACACGGGGCAGGGAACCTGACCGTGGAAGGAACAGGGAGCCCCACGGCCTGCGTCTCAGCTATCCAAGGCCTCTTCAACTTCTCCAGCTGCGAGGGCCGAGGACACTGCACCTTCGACGGGGTCTACCAGCCCCTCGTGCAGGGCCAGTTCTAT GCCTTCTCGTCCTTTTACTACACCTTCGCCTTCTTGAACCTCACGTCCAAGCAGCCGCTGGCCACTGTCAACACCACTGTGTGGGAGTTCTGCCAGAGGCCCTGGAAGCAG GTGAAGGCAAGCGTATCGGGGCAGGAGCGCTGGCTGCATGACTATTGTGCCTCGGGCCTGTACATACTCACGCTGCTGCTGGAAGGCTACGGCTTCAGTGAAGAGACCTGGACCAGCATTGAGTTCCACAAGCAG GTCAGCGGCACCAGTATCGGCTGGACGCTGGGCTACATGCTGAACCTGACCAGCATGGTCCCAGCCGCTGTGCCCGCCCAGTGGAGGGCCCAGAGTTATGGCGTGTGGGCAGCAGGTGCTGGCTTCATGGTGCTTACGCTCGGGGCCACTCTTGGAGCTGCTGCCATCCACCTCCTCTGGACCCACAGCTGA
- the ENTPD8 gene encoding ectonucleoside triphosphate diphosphohydrolase 8 isoform X1, producing MPTRISEDRDPQTRKDRDPPTREYGGPPTREDGDPVTTEDRGPVTREDGGPPTRKDTLTFQGRQRLQLQHRQSGCPQVPPLQVPSPHGADLEAAGPKHPAGGHSGLRPHHAHPHPGGGHQCPPAHRHQGPGISLYASDPAQAGESLQGCLEEALVIIPQAKHQETPAFLGATAGMRLLSQKNGSQATAIFAAVSQALGRSPLDFRGAELLTGQDEGAFGWITINYVLGRLVQYSFSGEWIRPLEGTLVGALDMGGASTQITFVPRGPILDESSQAIFRLYGSEHRIYTHSYLCFGHDQMLTRLLAQLVQASPGPLVCHPCYHRGYRAMLSLATLYESPCVHTPPPQHGAGNLTVEGTGSPTACVSAIQGLFNFSSCEGRGHCTFDGVYQPLVQGQFYAHPPDSLCPGLLVLLLHLRLLEPHVQAAAGHCQHHCVGVLPEALEAGGGHAGSPAQPPGALGCSNHRHDPGHVLGWVQPPWDGRGASLGPSHAGPQVKASVSGQERWLHDYCASGLYILTLLLEGYGFSEETWTSIEFHKQVSGTSIGWTLGYMLNLTSMVPAAVPAQWRAQSYGVWAAGAGFMVLTLGATLGAAAIHLLWTHS from the exons ATGCCCACCAGGATCAG TGAGGATAGAGACCCACAAACCAGGAAGGACAGAGACCCACCCACCAGGGAGTACGGAGGCCCACCGACCAGGGAGGATGGAGACCCAGTGACCACGGAGGACAGAGGCCCAGTGACCAGGGAGGACGGAGGCCCACCAACCAGGAAGGACACATTGACCTTCCAGGGAAGGCAGCGTCTGCAGCTGCAGCACAGACAGTCTGGGTGCCCACAGGTGCCCCCTCTGCAGGTGCCCAGCCCTCATGGGGCCGACCTGGAAGCAGCAGGTCCTAAGCACCCTGCTGGGGGCCACAGTGGCCTCAGGCCTCACCACGCTCATCCTCATCCTGGTGGAGGCCACCAGTGTCCTCCTGCCCACAGACACCAAG GGCCAGGCATCTCTTTGTATGCCTCTGACCCTGCGCAGGCTGGGGAGAGCCTGCAGGGCTGCCTGGAAGAGGCCCTGGTGATTATCCCACAAGCAAAACATCAGGAAACGCCCGCCTTCCTGGGGGCCACGGCTGGCATGAGGCTGCTCAG CCAGAAGAATGGCTCCCAGGCCACAGCCATCTTTGCGGCAgtcagccaggccctgggccggtCTCCCCTGGACTTTCGGGGTGCTGAGCTCCTGACTGGGCAGGACGAAGGTGCCTTCGGCTGGATCACCATCAACTACGTCCTGGGCAGGCTGGTCCAG TACTCTTTCTCTGGAGAATGGATCCGGCCCCTGGAGGGGACCCTAGTGGGCGCCCTGGACATGGGTGGGGCCTCCACACAGATCACCTTTGTGCCCAGAGGCCCCATCCTGGACGAGAGCAGTCAGGCCATCTTCCGCCTCTATGGCTCTGAGCACCGCATCTACACCCACAGCTACCTGTGCTTTGGCCATGACCAGATGCTGACtaggctcctggctcagctggTGCAG GCCAGCCCTGGCCCCCTGGTCTGCCACCCGTGCTACCATAGAGGCTACCGGGCCATGCTGTCCCTGGCCACCCTGTACGAGTCACCCTGTGTGCATACCCCGCCCCCCCAACACGGGGCAGGGAACCTGACCGTGGAAGGAACAGGGAGCCCCACGGCCTGCGTCTCAGCTATCCAAGGCCTCTTCAACTTCTCCAGCTGCGAGGGCCGAGGACACTGCACCTTCGACGGGGTCTACCAGCCCCTCGTGCAGGGCCAGTTCTAT GCGCACCCACCTGACTCCTTGTGCCCAGGCCTTCTCGTCCTTTTACTACACCTTCGCCTTCTTGAACCTCACGTCCAAGCAGCCGCTGGCCACTGTCAACACCACTGTGTGGGAGTTCTGCCAGAGGCCCTGGAAGCAGGTGGGGGACATGCGGGGTCCCCAGCACAGCCTCCTGGTGCCCTAGGCTGCAGCAATCACAGGCACGACCCAGGCCATGTGCTTGGGTGGGTCCAGCCCCCATGGGACGGGAGGGGTGCATCCCTTGGCCCCTCACATGCCGGCCCCCAGGTGAAGGCAAGCGTATCGGGGCAGGAGCGCTGGCTGCATGACTATTGTGCCTCGGGCCTGTACATACTCACGCTGCTGCTGGAAGGCTACGGCTTCAGTGAAGAGACCTGGACCAGCATTGAGTTCCACAAGCAG GTCAGCGGCACCAGTATCGGCTGGACGCTGGGCTACATGCTGAACCTGACCAGCATGGTCCCAGCCGCTGTGCCCGCCCAGTGGAGGGCCCAGAGTTATGGCGTGTGGGCAGCAGGTGCTGGCTTCATGGTGCTTACGCTCGGGGCCACTCTTGGAGCTGCTGCCATCCACCTCCTCTGGACCCACAGCTGA
- the ENTPD8 gene encoding ectonucleoside triphosphate diphosphohydrolase 8 isoform X2: MPTRISEDRDPQTRKDRDPPTREYGGPPTREDGDPVTTEDRGPVTREDGGPPTRKDTLTFQGRQRLQLQHRQSGCPQVPPLQVPSPHGADLEAAGPKHPAGGHSGLRPHHAHPHPGGGHQCPPAHRHQGPGISLYASDPAQAGESLQGCLEEALVIIPQAKHQETPAFLGATAGMRLLSQKNGSQATAIFAAVSQALGRSPLDFRGAELLTGQDEGAFGWITINYVLGRLVQYSFSGEWIRPLEGTLVGALDMGGASTQITFVPRGPILDESSQAIFRLYGSEHRIYTHSYLCFGHDQMLTRLLAQLVQASPGPLVCHPCYHRGYRAMLSLATLYESPCVHTPPPQHGAGNLTVEGTGSPTACVSAIQGLFNFSSCEGRGHCTFDGVYQPLVQGQFYAFSSFYYTFAFLNLTSKQPLATVNTTVWEFCQRPWKQVKASVSGQERWLHDYCASGLYILTLLLEGYGFSEETWTSIEFHKQVSGTSIGWTLGYMLNLTSMVPAAVPAQWRAQSYGVWAAGAGFMVLTLGATLGAAAIHLLWTHS, translated from the exons ATGCCCACCAGGATCAG TGAGGATAGAGACCCACAAACCAGGAAGGACAGAGACCCACCCACCAGGGAGTACGGAGGCCCACCGACCAGGGAGGATGGAGACCCAGTGACCACGGAGGACAGAGGCCCAGTGACCAGGGAGGACGGAGGCCCACCAACCAGGAAGGACACATTGACCTTCCAGGGAAGGCAGCGTCTGCAGCTGCAGCACAGACAGTCTGGGTGCCCACAGGTGCCCCCTCTGCAGGTGCCCAGCCCTCATGGGGCCGACCTGGAAGCAGCAGGTCCTAAGCACCCTGCTGGGGGCCACAGTGGCCTCAGGCCTCACCACGCTCATCCTCATCCTGGTGGAGGCCACCAGTGTCCTCCTGCCCACAGACACCAAG GGCCAGGCATCTCTTTGTATGCCTCTGACCCTGCGCAGGCTGGGGAGAGCCTGCAGGGCTGCCTGGAAGAGGCCCTGGTGATTATCCCACAAGCAAAACATCAGGAAACGCCCGCCTTCCTGGGGGCCACGGCTGGCATGAGGCTGCTCAG CCAGAAGAATGGCTCCCAGGCCACAGCCATCTTTGCGGCAgtcagccaggccctgggccggtCTCCCCTGGACTTTCGGGGTGCTGAGCTCCTGACTGGGCAGGACGAAGGTGCCTTCGGCTGGATCACCATCAACTACGTCCTGGGCAGGCTGGTCCAG TACTCTTTCTCTGGAGAATGGATCCGGCCCCTGGAGGGGACCCTAGTGGGCGCCCTGGACATGGGTGGGGCCTCCACACAGATCACCTTTGTGCCCAGAGGCCCCATCCTGGACGAGAGCAGTCAGGCCATCTTCCGCCTCTATGGCTCTGAGCACCGCATCTACACCCACAGCTACCTGTGCTTTGGCCATGACCAGATGCTGACtaggctcctggctcagctggTGCAG GCCAGCCCTGGCCCCCTGGTCTGCCACCCGTGCTACCATAGAGGCTACCGGGCCATGCTGTCCCTGGCCACCCTGTACGAGTCACCCTGTGTGCATACCCCGCCCCCCCAACACGGGGCAGGGAACCTGACCGTGGAAGGAACAGGGAGCCCCACGGCCTGCGTCTCAGCTATCCAAGGCCTCTTCAACTTCTCCAGCTGCGAGGGCCGAGGACACTGCACCTTCGACGGGGTCTACCAGCCCCTCGTGCAGGGCCAGTTCTAT GCCTTCTCGTCCTTTTACTACACCTTCGCCTTCTTGAACCTCACGTCCAAGCAGCCGCTGGCCACTGTCAACACCACTGTGTGGGAGTTCTGCCAGAGGCCCTGGAAGCAG GTGAAGGCAAGCGTATCGGGGCAGGAGCGCTGGCTGCATGACTATTGTGCCTCGGGCCTGTACATACTCACGCTGCTGCTGGAAGGCTACGGCTTCAGTGAAGAGACCTGGACCAGCATTGAGTTCCACAAGCAG GTCAGCGGCACCAGTATCGGCTGGACGCTGGGCTACATGCTGAACCTGACCAGCATGGTCCCAGCCGCTGTGCCCGCCCAGTGGAGGGCCCAGAGTTATGGCGTGTGGGCAGCAGGTGCTGGCTTCATGGTGCTTACGCTCGGGGCCACTCTTGGAGCTGCTGCCATCCACCTCCTCTGGACCCACAGCTGA
- the NOXA1 gene encoding NADPH oxidase activator 1 isoform X1 has protein sequence MPSLGDLVHDWHRGVQAVARGDWGCALRLFSGDPDPPAKMCFNLGCVHLLAGDPEAALRAFDQAVTKDTCLAVGFFQRGVANFQLERFQEALSDFRLALAQLRGNAAIDYTQLGLRFKLKTWEVLFNVGAAQCALGLWAEAAGSLEEALCKGPEGTREDLHAALAQVQKQATLQLRQVPRGEVFRPHRRYVEHLEPVDFLGKAKVVSSAIPDDHLQGSRPQQRQVWDTKDAARPGPAPWAGDTGLCGTAVSGSPGVLPGVGTEAGSGRVAQADHCAPVICDERKPCMEQVGKHIPPGLPVAGRPEPSPSEDPSGTRVVAVGGPESLVTVTVQCAFTLALKVPWGAGLPHLRTLLSQALPLQAQHGQLSYRDPSHEARWVALPGEEALQGAWRDTAASRGGLQLQCRAAGSRPVLYQAVAQHNYCAQGPEDLDLRQGDMVDVLCAVDPAWLEGHCDGRIGIFPKCFVVPAGWSM, from the exons ATGCCCTCGCTAGGGGACCTGGTGCACGACTGGCACCGGGGCGTGCAGGCGGTGGCCCGTGGGGACTGGGGCTGCGCCCTGCGCCTCTTCTCGGGCGACCCGGACCCGCCCGCCAAGATGTGCTTCAACTTGGGCTGTGTGCACCTGCTGGCCGGGGACCCGGAGGCCGCGCTACGG GCATTTGACCAAGCAGTGACCAAGGACACATGCCTGGCTGTTGGCTTCTTCCAGCGAGGTGTGGCCAACTTCCAGCTGGAGAG GTTCCAGGAGGCCCTGTCTGACTTCCGGCTGGCCCTGGCGCAGCTGAGGGGTAATGCGGCCATCGACTACACGCAGCTGGGCCTGCGCTTCAAGCTGAAGACCTGGGAG GTGCTCTTCAACGTGGGGGCGGCACAGTGCGCGCTGGGACTGTGGGCTGAGGCCGCTGGCAGCCTAGAGGAAGCCCTCTGCAAGGGGCCAGAGGGGACCCGGGAAGACCTGCATGCCGCCCTGGCCCAAGTGCAG AAACAGGCTACCCTGCAGCTGCGGCAGGTCCCCAGGGGTGAGGTCTTTCGGCCTCACAGGCGGTACGTGGAGCACCTGGAACCCGTGGATTTCCTGGGCAAGGCCAAG GTGGTATCCTCTGCCATCCCTGATGACCATCTCCAGGGCTCCCGGCCTCAGCAGCGCCAG GTTTGGGACACAAAGGATGCAGCCAGACCTGGACCTGCCCCATG GGCTGGAGACACAGGCCTCTGTGGAACTGCCGTCTCTGGCAGTCCAGGCGTGCTCCCTGGTGTAGGGACAGAGGCTGGCTCTGGACGGGTGGCGCAGGCTGACCACTGTGCGCCAGTCATCTGTGATGAGCGG AAGCCCTGCATGGAGCAAGTTGGCAAACACATTCCTCCAG GCCTGCCGGTGGCAGGGAGGCCAGAGCCCAGCCCCTCTGAGGACCCCTCCGGCACCAGG GTGGTGGCTGTGGGCGGCCCTGAGTCCTTGGTGACGGTCACCGTGCAGTGTGCCTTCACCCTGGCCCTGAAGGTCCCCTGGGGAGCTGGCCTGCCCCACCTGCGGACCCTGCTGAGCCAGGCTCTCCCTCTGCAGGCCCAGCATGGGCAGCTCAG TTACCGGGATCCTAGCCATGAGGCACGCTGGGTCGCCCTCCCCGGGGAGGAAGCACTGCAGGGGGCCTGGCGAGACACAGCGGCCAGCCGTGGGGGACTGCAGCTGCAGTGCCGG GCAGCAGGCAGCCGGCCAGTCCTGTACCAGGCGGTGGCCCAGCACAACTACTGTGCCCAGGGACCTGAGGACCTAGACTTGCGGCAGGGGGACATGGTGGACGTCCTGTGTGCAG TGGACCCAGCGTGGCTGGAGGGCCACTGTGACGGCCGCATCGGCATCTTCCCCAAGTGCTTCGTGGTCCCAGCTGGATGGTCCATGTGA
- the NOXA1 gene encoding NADPH oxidase activator 1 isoform X2 — protein sequence MPSLGDLVHDWHRGVQAVARGDWGCALRLFSGDPDPPAKMCFNLGCVHLLAGDPEAALRAFDQAVTKDTCLAVGFFQRGVANFQLERFQEALSDFRLALAQLRGNAAIDYTQLGLRFKLKTWEVLFNVGAAQCALGLWAEAAGSLEEALCKGPEGTREDLHAALAQVQKQATLQLRQVPRGEVFRPHRRYVEHLEPVDFLGKAKVVSSAIPDDHLQGSRPQQRQKPCMEQVGKHIPPGLPVAGRPEPSPSEDPSGTRVVAVGGPESLVTVTVQCAFTLALKVPWGAGLPHLRTLLSQALPLQAQHGQLSYRDPSHEARWVALPGEEALQGAWRDTAASRGGLQLQCRAAGSRPVLYQAVAQHNYCAQGPEDLDLRQGDMVDVLCAVDPAWLEGHCDGRIGIFPKCFVVPAGWSM from the exons ATGCCCTCGCTAGGGGACCTGGTGCACGACTGGCACCGGGGCGTGCAGGCGGTGGCCCGTGGGGACTGGGGCTGCGCCCTGCGCCTCTTCTCGGGCGACCCGGACCCGCCCGCCAAGATGTGCTTCAACTTGGGCTGTGTGCACCTGCTGGCCGGGGACCCGGAGGCCGCGCTACGG GCATTTGACCAAGCAGTGACCAAGGACACATGCCTGGCTGTTGGCTTCTTCCAGCGAGGTGTGGCCAACTTCCAGCTGGAGAG GTTCCAGGAGGCCCTGTCTGACTTCCGGCTGGCCCTGGCGCAGCTGAGGGGTAATGCGGCCATCGACTACACGCAGCTGGGCCTGCGCTTCAAGCTGAAGACCTGGGAG GTGCTCTTCAACGTGGGGGCGGCACAGTGCGCGCTGGGACTGTGGGCTGAGGCCGCTGGCAGCCTAGAGGAAGCCCTCTGCAAGGGGCCAGAGGGGACCCGGGAAGACCTGCATGCCGCCCTGGCCCAAGTGCAG AAACAGGCTACCCTGCAGCTGCGGCAGGTCCCCAGGGGTGAGGTCTTTCGGCCTCACAGGCGGTACGTGGAGCACCTGGAACCCGTGGATTTCCTGGGCAAGGCCAAG GTGGTATCCTCTGCCATCCCTGATGACCATCTCCAGGGCTCCCGGCCTCAGCAGCGCCAG AAGCCCTGCATGGAGCAAGTTGGCAAACACATTCCTCCAG GCCTGCCGGTGGCAGGGAGGCCAGAGCCCAGCCCCTCTGAGGACCCCTCCGGCACCAGG GTGGTGGCTGTGGGCGGCCCTGAGTCCTTGGTGACGGTCACCGTGCAGTGTGCCTTCACCCTGGCCCTGAAGGTCCCCTGGGGAGCTGGCCTGCCCCACCTGCGGACCCTGCTGAGCCAGGCTCTCCCTCTGCAGGCCCAGCATGGGCAGCTCAG TTACCGGGATCCTAGCCATGAGGCACGCTGGGTCGCCCTCCCCGGGGAGGAAGCACTGCAGGGGGCCTGGCGAGACACAGCGGCCAGCCGTGGGGGACTGCAGCTGCAGTGCCGG GCAGCAGGCAGCCGGCCAGTCCTGTACCAGGCGGTGGCCCAGCACAACTACTGTGCCCAGGGACCTGAGGACCTAGACTTGCGGCAGGGGGACATGGTGGACGTCCTGTGTGCAG TGGACCCAGCGTGGCTGGAGGGCCACTGTGACGGCCGCATCGGCATCTTCCCCAAGTGCTTCGTGGTCCCAGCTGGATGGTCCATGTGA